Sequence from the Fodinibius salicampi genome:
CTCTCTTCGATTCTTGAACGTAAAACAGAATATCAGCAATTAAGTGATAAAAGGTCATTAGAGGTTCCTGATAACTTTACCTATAATATTGGAGTGGCTTTACCCGCTTATTCAAACGACACGGATAACTATAGAGTAGCACAGGGATTATACCTGGGTTATACCCTTGCTGTAGAAGAGTTTAATAAAGAGCAAAATTTCAACACGAGACTTACCTATCAGAATACCGGCATTGAAGTAGATTCTGCACGACAGGCCCTAGAAACTCTTTCAACTATTGCGGGTGTAGATGCCGTCATTGGACCTCTATACTCTGAACGTGCCCAATCAATGGCGAAAGTAACCGATAAGTATAAAGTACCTGTTGTCGCTCCTTTGGCAAATGCTTCTGCTATTGCCGAAGAAAGCGAATACATCTACCAGGCAAATCCTACCTTTGAGGTTCATGGTAAAAATATGGCTCACTTTGCCTTCGATGAATTAGAGCTGAATAAAGTGGCTATCATTGCTCAACAGGGATCACTCGGGGAATTATCTGCCCGGGCATTCCGGGATGAGTGGGAAGAGTTGGGGGGAGAAGTGCCCTACTATTTTATTGAAGATCTTGCTGGACGTGGACATATTCTCTCTAAATATACGCGTTATTTTAAGGAAGAGCGTGACCCGACGGTTGAATCTGCAGTATCAGCAGTATATGCCCCTTTTACCGGGAATACATCTTCGGCCCTTATTGATCTTTTATTAGGTCAATTAAATACCAATGAAAGTACTGTTACAGTATTAGGGTCTCAGCAATGGGCCAACACTAATGTTTCCTCCGGCAAGATTGGCAAACGACCGGTATATTTTACTGAAAGCTTTTACACAAACCCGAATAATTCAGAAATTAATTCTTTCAAAGCAAAATTCCGGCGACGGTTTGATCGTCCGGCTAATCGTTTTGCAATGATTGGTTATGACACCACCACTTTTTTATTGAAGGCACTCAAAGAAGCTGTAAACCCAGCTAAGCTTCAAGAAGCATTAAAAAAGCAGCCCATACATCGTGGACTCATTACGAACATTGAATTCAAGGATACCAATATTAATCAACAGTTGATGATCTTTAGGTTAACAAACGAGGGCAGTCATCCTATAAACTAATAATGGACTCCTTCCCTCTTATTCGCTTCTATTATTATTATTCCTTTCCCGCTCCTCTTTAAGGCGATATTGCTCATTTAGCCATTGCCTCCATTCAGCACTTTTGCGTTTATGTTCCTCAAAAGTTTCTGAAAAATTATGGTTCCCTTCTGGAGCCGCAACCATATAAAGATAATCATGCTCTTCTGGAAATAAAGCCGCTTCTATAGAGCTCTGAGAAGGATTAGTAATAGGCCCCGGCGGTAATCCCTCATGTAGATAGGTATTATATGGATGTTCAACTTTGTAGTCTTCATACAATAATCTCCGGCGCTCTCCTACCGCGTAATTCACTGTCGGGTCAGCCTGCAGCCTCATTCCCCTATTCAAACGATTCCAGTATAACCCACTAATAGTTTTTTTCTCATCATTCTGACTCGCCTCCCATTCGATAATTGAAGCCAGAATGATCGCTTCATTCATCGTAATATCTAGCTCATCTAGTCGCTCTCTATACTGTTCGGTAACCTTCTGATTAAAAGTTTTAAAAATACGTTCCACTACTTGTTCGGATGAGGCTGTCCAGTAAAAGGAATATGAATCAGGATAAAGATGTCCGATGACTTCTGTTGTATCTATGCCATGTTCTGCCAAAAATGTAGAATCACTTAAGGTTTGGCTTAACGCAAGAGAATCAAAACGGAAGGATTGATATATCCTTTTTTTAACATCCCAAGGAGGCCGGCCAGGTAATAGTGTAAATTGTATAGGGTCCTGAAGTCCCCGCCCCATTCTTGAGAATAGCTCATTATATGAAGTGCCTTCCTCAATACGATAATGCCCCGCCTGAAAACGCCGCCACCGAAGAGTATTGATAGCCCAGTTAAATTCCTGAATATCCTCAATCAATCCTTTCTCCGTTAGAATTTCTTCCAGTTTTTCCGGACTGTGTTCATCAT
This genomic interval carries:
- the mltG gene encoding endolytic transglycosylase MltG, with protein sequence MPQNNRHISKEILIAVLLFGIAVFLVGESRWTRLYQDPALDTDELVDLYLDDEHSPEKLEEILTEKGLIEDIQEFNWAINTLRWRRFQAGHYRIEEGTSYNELFSRMGRGLQDPIQFTLLPGRPPWDVKKRIYQSFRFDSLALSQTLSDSTFLAEHGIDTTEVIGHLYPDSYSFYWTASSEQVVERIFKTFNQKVTEQYRERLDELDITMNEAIILASIIEWEASQNDEKKTISGLYWNRLNRGMRLQADPTVNYAVGERRRLLYEDYKVEHPYNTYLHEGLPPGPITNPSQSSIEAALFPEEHDYLYMVAAPEGNHNFSETFEEHKRKSAEWRQWLNEQYRLKEERERNNNNRSE
- a CDS encoding ABC transporter substrate-binding protein, producing the protein MRLFKNYNYQLLPFYSILILCLTISANGTLIAQDATFDEALDHYENEEYAQAANLFDKVHNTRGLLFAGKAYFGMKDFATAESRLLQLKENTDLTPLLVEADYTLSLIYFKQKNYSDALITLYDLSEQENHPEVASQSSYFYEDLLKFLTFEQRNEIMDQADNETILFDLTSSAMGRVEYNDAKVLFAKLRNNTRDIPSSELEELSSILERKTEYQQLSDKRSLEVPDNFTYNIGVALPAYSNDTDNYRVAQGLYLGYTLAVEEFNKEQNFNTRLTYQNTGIEVDSARQALETLSTIAGVDAVIGPLYSERAQSMAKVTDKYKVPVVAPLANASAIAEESEYIYQANPTFEVHGKNMAHFAFDELELNKVAIIAQQGSLGELSARAFRDEWEELGGEVPYYFIEDLAGRGHILSKYTRYFKEERDPTVESAVSAVYAPFTGNTSSALIDLLLGQLNTNESTVTVLGSQQWANTNVSSGKIGKRPVYFTESFYTNPNNSEINSFKAKFRRRFDRPANRFAMIGYDTTTFLLKALKEAVNPAKLQEALKKQPIHRGLITNIEFKDTNINQQLMIFRLTNEGSHPIN